A portion of the Paenibacillus marchantiae genome contains these proteins:
- a CDS encoding N-acetylmuramoyl-L-alanine amidase family protein codes for MKKWSAAVFVFLFLCLFPVMANADSSPSIVLDGVTINQQSGAPAENTGKTVMVPIRIVSENLGYQVKWEKATQTVRILKGNSSIQMTAGEDAATVNGNRVSLDSPPLIKQGTTLVPLRFVGEGMGLQVGWDNGTKTVSLSSIPPVAGTEGENDPVEAPEPEGLSELQSISFGGDRLILATNGKITLKVSSLSGPDRIIVDLPGTTFAKEFIQGQASNPDGSGTLLVTDSSLVSKVRYAMFSQTPSTVRVVLDLSQVATAKWSLGENNVLLVDLAASNGEPTSQPAVPTNDGKKVVIIDPGHGGRQSGAVSVTGAYEKDFNLAVGLKVQALLQQHTEIQTVITRQDDTELSLQQRVDIAQLNQADIFVSIHGNKFTTPVPNGIETLYSRKDSKDLADVLHKHVLQITGFKDRGVKTASLHVTRETTMPAVLIELGFLSNPADEAMMLTEDYQNKCAQAIVDGIVEYLGL; via the coding sequence ATGAAGAAATGGTCGGCAGCAGTCTTTGTTTTTCTGTTCCTCTGTTTATTTCCTGTCATGGCAAATGCCGATTCGTCTCCCTCGATTGTGCTGGACGGTGTGACCATTAACCAGCAGTCGGGAGCTCCAGCCGAGAATACTGGCAAAACCGTGATGGTGCCCATTCGGATCGTCTCTGAAAACCTCGGTTATCAGGTGAAATGGGAGAAAGCCACTCAGACTGTTCGTATTCTCAAAGGTAACAGCAGTATCCAGATGACGGCAGGCGAAGATGCGGCCACCGTGAATGGAAATCGGGTGAGTCTCGATTCTCCGCCTCTAATTAAACAGGGGACTACACTGGTTCCACTACGTTTTGTCGGTGAAGGCATGGGTCTTCAGGTGGGATGGGACAATGGAACCAAGACAGTAAGCCTATCAAGTATTCCTCCTGTAGCAGGTACCGAAGGTGAAAATGACCCAGTGGAGGCTCCTGAACCAGAAGGTCTGTCTGAGCTTCAAAGTATCAGCTTCGGCGGGGACCGTCTAATCTTGGCGACGAACGGGAAAATCACACTGAAGGTTTCCAGTCTCAGCGGACCTGATCGTATCATCGTAGATCTGCCCGGCACCACATTTGCTAAGGAGTTCATCCAGGGACAGGCTTCCAATCCGGATGGCAGCGGAACTCTTCTGGTTACGGATTCATCGCTGGTTTCCAAGGTGCGATATGCAATGTTCAGCCAAACGCCTTCAACGGTGCGTGTGGTCCTTGATCTGAGTCAAGTGGCGACTGCCAAATGGTCACTGGGCGAGAACAACGTGTTGCTTGTTGACCTTGCGGCGAGTAATGGAGAACCAACAAGTCAGCCTGCTGTGCCAACCAATGATGGCAAGAAGGTTGTCATTATTGATCCAGGACATGGTGGACGACAGTCAGGGGCCGTCAGTGTGACAGGTGCCTATGAGAAGGACTTTAATTTGGCTGTGGGACTCAAAGTTCAGGCACTTCTGCAACAACATACGGAGATTCAGACGGTGATTACAAGGCAGGATGATACGGAATTATCCCTGCAGCAGCGTGTAGATATTGCCCAGCTGAATCAGGCGGATATTTTTGTGTCAATCCATGGAAACAAGTTTACAACTCCTGTTCCTAATGGAATTGAAACATTGTACAGTCGTAAAGATAGTAAGGATTTGGCCGATGTTTTGCATAAGCATGTGTTGCAGATTACAGGATTTAAGGATCGGGGAGTCAAAACGGCAAGTCTGCATGTAACCCGTGAAACGACGATGCCCGCAGTTCTGATTGAACTTGGATTTCTGAGTAATCCAGCTGATGAAGCAATGATGCTGACTGAAGATTATCAGAACAAATGTGCACAGGCCATCGTAGACGGAATTGTAGAATATTTGGGTCTTTAA
- the leuD gene encoding 3-isopropylmalate dehydratase small subunit, with translation MEEFKTLQGIVAPVDRVNVDTDAIIPKQFLKRIERTGFGQFLFYEWRFDEEGNNNPSFEMNKPRYEGASILISRANFGCGSSREHAPWAIMDYGFRCVIAPSYADIFYNNCFKNGILPIKLSEEQVEDLFQRTATHEGYEMNVNLENKTITDAYGLHIDFDLDEHRRQFLLQGLDDIGLTLQHDDEIGAYEQRHAAKLFGQTASV, from the coding sequence ATGGAAGAATTCAAAACACTGCAAGGCATCGTTGCACCGGTAGACCGGGTCAATGTAGATACAGATGCAATCATTCCGAAACAATTTTTGAAACGGATCGAACGTACCGGATTTGGACAATTTTTGTTCTACGAATGGCGTTTTGACGAAGAGGGTAACAACAATCCTTCTTTTGAAATGAATAAACCTCGCTACGAAGGGGCATCCATTCTGATCTCACGCGCCAACTTTGGTTGTGGATCTTCTCGTGAGCACGCACCATGGGCCATTATGGACTACGGTTTCCGTTGTGTAATTGCACCATCGTATGCGGATATCTTCTATAATAACTGTTTCAAAAACGGGATCTTGCCGATCAAACTTTCCGAAGAGCAGGTTGAAGATCTATTCCAGCGTACAGCGACACATGAAGGCTATGAGATGAATGTGAATCTGGAAAACAAGACGATTACAGATGCATACGGACTGCATATTGATTTTGATCTGGATGAGCATCGTCGCCAATTCCTGTTGCAAGGATTGGACGATATTGGTCTCACGCTTCAACATGATGACGAAATAGGGGCTTATGAACAACGCCACGCGGCAAAGCTGTTCGGACAAACGGCCTCAGTCTAA
- the leuC gene encoding 3-isopropylmalate dehydratase large subunit: MSKKTMFEKIWENHVIHQEEGKPSILYIDLHLVHEVTSPQAFEGLRLSGRKVRRPELTFATMDHNVPTKDRFNITDPISKQQIDTLSQNCRDFGVKLYDLDSIDQGVVHVMGPELGLTHPGKTIVCGDSHTSTHGAFGALAFGIGTSEVEHVMATQCLQQAKAKTMEVRFVGKRNPGVTAKDMILAVIAKYGTDFATGYVIEYTGESIRELSMEERMTVCNMSIEGGARAGMIAPDETTFEYLRGREYVPADVQFDEAVAAWKELVTDEGAEFDHVVEIDVESLIPQVTWGTSPGMGTDISSKVPVPAELPTENERKAAEKALEYMGLEPGTPISEIPVDYVFIGSCTNGRIEDLRAAAQVAKGHTVSSNVTAIVVPGSGRVKIQAEKEGLDKVFTEAGFEWRDAGCSMCLAMNPDVLKPGQRCASTSNRNFEGRQGRGGRTHLVSPAMAAAAAVKGHFVDVRDWNFKTEAAI; the protein is encoded by the coding sequence ATGAGTAAAAAAACGATGTTTGAGAAAATTTGGGAAAACCACGTGATTCATCAGGAAGAAGGCAAACCAAGCATTTTGTATATCGATCTGCATCTGGTGCATGAAGTAACATCCCCACAGGCGTTTGAAGGTCTGCGTCTGAGTGGTCGTAAAGTTCGTCGCCCTGAGTTGACGTTCGCAACAATGGATCACAACGTTCCAACGAAAGATCGTTTTAACATTACGGATCCAATCTCCAAACAACAAATCGACACACTTTCACAAAACTGCCGTGACTTCGGCGTAAAACTGTATGATCTGGATTCTATCGATCAAGGTGTTGTACACGTTATGGGTCCTGAGCTCGGCCTGACTCATCCAGGTAAAACGATTGTATGTGGCGACAGCCACACATCCACACACGGTGCATTTGGCGCACTCGCATTCGGGATCGGAACGAGTGAAGTAGAGCATGTTATGGCAACCCAATGTTTGCAGCAAGCCAAGGCCAAAACGATGGAAGTTCGTTTTGTCGGCAAACGTAACCCGGGTGTAACGGCGAAGGATATGATTCTCGCAGTCATCGCGAAATACGGTACAGACTTTGCTACTGGATATGTTATTGAATATACGGGTGAATCGATCCGTGAACTGAGCATGGAAGAGCGCATGACCGTCTGCAACATGTCCATCGAGGGTGGAGCAAGAGCGGGGATGATTGCACCGGATGAAACAACATTTGAATATCTGCGTGGACGTGAATACGTACCTGCCGATGTCCAATTTGATGAAGCGGTTGCTGCCTGGAAAGAGCTTGTAACCGACGAAGGTGCTGAATTCGACCATGTGGTTGAAATCGATGTGGAATCATTGATTCCGCAAGTGACTTGGGGTACTAGCCCAGGTATGGGAACCGACATTTCTTCGAAAGTTCCTGTCCCGGCTGAACTGCCAACAGAAAACGAACGTAAAGCCGCTGAAAAAGCGCTTGAATATATGGGCTTGGAACCTGGAACACCAATCTCCGAAATTCCGGTTGATTATGTATTTATCGGTTCATGTACCAATGGACGGATTGAAGATTTGCGTGCTGCTGCACAGGTAGCCAAAGGTCACACCGTATCCAGTAATGTTACAGCGATCGTTGTACCAGGCTCGGGACGTGTTAAAATTCAGGCGGAAAAAGAAGGTCTGGATAAAGTGTTCACTGAGGCTGGATTTGAATGGCGTGATGCAGGATGCAGTATGTGTCTGGCAATGAACCCGGACGTATTGAAACCCGGACAACGTTGTGCTTCGACATCCAACCGTAACTTTGAAGGGCGTCAGGGACGTGGAGGACGTACTCACCTCGTATCTCCTGCAATGGCGGCTGCAGCAGCGGTTAAGGGACACTTCGTTGACGTACGTGACTGGAATTTCAAAACGGAAGCAGCTATCTAA
- a CDS encoding metallophosphoesterase has translation MDNNQSYLKNRFSKVISLLVIGLLLAMELTGFVSAGREENEEDLASEATAVEETIAQWIFKDKGENGVFPATDGIYQTASSIRDVGTNTDAYTYELGENSVRNQGWHEGTGIKYWLATVSTKGFEGIDLSSQQTSSSTGPRDFKVQYSTNQQQWTDVSGGKMVLAQNNFNCSNNSCKLTNLALPAETNNQDVLYIRWVVNSAKSVSGGTVSSSGSSRIKDVVIKGTRISGEPGNTPTLEVNKTPASGASDVSLNAEITVKFNKAISLVSGHQVVITENNVPLTNISASPLGQDTVKVSHPNFTAGKTYKVTIPKELVKGTGDGRTPDNDITWSFKTKSPDTGNKTPTLLNMTFNGDPKTSIAFDWYTAETVRSTVVQVVEASKAGGSEFPEQLATSYEGSSTIIETLMTLGDRSSKKYKKFASHKVIATGLKPGTKYMYRAGNGDVDGWSETGSFTTDKADNQDFHFLYVTDTQGSSKSNFDLWQDTFKRAIEKTVDPKFVLLTGDLTDDGDLEQLWQWFLGVPKKEFANVPFAPIIGNHEIEDYPNNNFYNHFNLPKDVGTGAHDGSVYAFEYGDALFMQINSQYEGEVKPYKADIQFTKQLEWMRNQVARTDKKWKFVSMHKGAYSSGDNASAESERVEFYRKYLIPVFDELGVDMVFEGHDHMYMRSFQMLNNVPIKNVITDEHGNVLNPKGTVYLMGNSAASKFYALNPDADTFFAAKNDQPNKKMFLDVSITSDVLKVTSYTAVKDKPLAVYDAYSIKRTDGKPGIVENPSAVRQSANRAVLSWKAPATSSEPVRGYRIYEKNDKVSTNWSLYVSAVSGQTSYSYTLNGIDSAKAYNFVIKAVGTRSNSLPAEAGMQ, from the coding sequence ATGGACAACAACCAATCTTATCTCAAGAACAGATTCTCCAAGGTAATTAGTCTATTGGTTATAGGTTTGCTGCTTGCCATGGAGCTGACCGGTTTTGTCTCAGCAGGAAGGGAAGAAAATGAGGAAGATCTTGCAAGTGAAGCAACTGCAGTTGAGGAAACGATTGCCCAGTGGATTTTTAAAGACAAAGGTGAGAACGGAGTATTTCCGGCTACCGACGGGATATATCAAACAGCTTCATCCATTCGTGATGTAGGAACAAATACGGATGCATACACCTATGAGTTAGGTGAGAACAGCGTACGCAACCAGGGCTGGCATGAAGGAACGGGCATTAAGTACTGGCTTGCCACGGTTTCGACCAAAGGTTTCGAAGGTATCGACCTCTCTTCACAGCAAACATCTTCAAGTACAGGACCTAGGGATTTTAAGGTGCAATACAGTACGAATCAGCAGCAATGGACAGATGTTTCGGGCGGCAAAATGGTTCTTGCCCAGAACAATTTTAATTGTTCCAATAATTCCTGCAAATTAACGAACCTCGCATTGCCTGCAGAAACAAACAATCAAGATGTACTCTATATCCGCTGGGTGGTAAACTCTGCGAAAAGCGTAAGCGGGGGAACGGTGTCCAGCTCAGGTTCAAGCAGAATCAAAGATGTGGTAATTAAAGGAACACGCATCAGCGGCGAACCAGGGAACACTCCCACACTTGAGGTAAATAAAACTCCCGCTTCAGGGGCTTCAGATGTTTCCCTTAACGCAGAGATTACAGTGAAGTTTAATAAAGCCATTAGTCTCGTTAGTGGTCATCAAGTTGTAATCACAGAAAATAATGTCCCTCTTACCAACATCTCTGCCTCGCCCCTCGGTCAAGACACGGTTAAAGTCAGCCATCCTAATTTTACTGCCGGCAAAACTTACAAGGTGACCATCCCTAAAGAACTTGTTAAGGGGACTGGGGACGGCCGGACACCGGACAACGATATTACTTGGAGCTTTAAGACGAAGTCTCCGGATACCGGCAACAAAACACCAACGCTGCTGAATATGACTTTTAATGGGGACCCCAAGACAAGTATCGCTTTTGACTGGTATACGGCCGAAACCGTAAGAAGTACAGTAGTGCAAGTAGTGGAGGCCTCCAAAGCCGGAGGAAGCGAATTCCCAGAACAGCTGGCAACTTCTTATGAGGGTAGTTCAACAATTATTGAAACCTTAATGACGTTAGGAGACAGAAGTTCCAAGAAGTATAAGAAGTTCGCCAGCCACAAGGTTATTGCAACCGGTCTTAAGCCTGGAACCAAGTATATGTATCGCGCCGGTAACGGTGATGTGGACGGCTGGAGCGAGACGGGTTCTTTTACCACAGACAAGGCGGATAATCAGGATTTCCATTTCCTCTATGTAACCGACACCCAAGGCTCAAGTAAATCCAATTTCGATCTGTGGCAGGATACTTTTAAGAGAGCTATTGAGAAAACGGTAGATCCAAAGTTTGTTCTTCTTACAGGGGATCTAACGGATGACGGTGATCTGGAGCAGCTGTGGCAGTGGTTCTTGGGTGTGCCGAAAAAAGAATTTGCCAATGTACCATTTGCGCCGATAATCGGCAACCATGAGATCGAGGATTATCCGAATAATAATTTTTATAACCATTTTAATCTTCCAAAAGATGTGGGGACTGGTGCTCATGACGGGTCGGTATATGCTTTCGAATACGGCGATGCCCTGTTTATGCAAATCAATTCCCAGTACGAAGGGGAGGTCAAGCCGTACAAAGCGGATATTCAGTTCACGAAGCAATTGGAATGGATGCGGAATCAGGTGGCAAGGACCGACAAGAAGTGGAAATTCGTCTCTATGCATAAGGGAGCTTATTCTTCAGGAGATAATGCTTCGGCAGAAAGCGAACGTGTAGAATTTTACCGGAAATATCTGATTCCTGTATTTGATGAGCTGGGTGTGGATATGGTGTTTGAGGGACATGACCATATGTATATGAGATCTTTTCAAATGCTGAACAACGTTCCGATTAAGAATGTCATTACCGATGAGCATGGAAATGTGCTGAATCCCAAAGGGACCGTGTATCTAATGGGGAACTCGGCCGCTTCGAAATTCTATGCTCTTAATCCAGACGCAGACACGTTTTTTGCAGCAAAAAACGATCAGCCCAATAAGAAAATGTTCCTGGATGTTTCCATTACAAGCGACGTGCTGAAAGTTACATCCTACACAGCAGTTAAAGATAAACCTCTTGCCGTCTATGATGCTTACAGTATTAAACGGACGGACGGCAAACCAGGCATAGTCGAAAATCCAAGCGCAGTAAGACAGTCAGCGAACCGTGCAGTTCTTTCGTGGAAAGCGCCAGCAACTAGCTCTGAGCCGGTGCGAGGTTACCGGATTTACGAGAAGAATGATAAAGTCAGCACGAATTGGAGCTTGTATGTGTCGGCGGTCAGCGGTCAGACAAGTTACAGCTATACTTTAAACGGCATAGATTCTGCCAAAGCCTACAATTTCGTTATTAAAGCAGTGGGGACAAGAAGTAATTCACTTCCAGCAGAGGCAGGAATGCAATGA
- a CDS encoding chitosanase, translating into MIFSYGSLSNTSQQKSYAAGNPNSNFSPATLQFLRTNTGLDGEQWNNIMMLVNKPEQDDLNWTKFYGYCEDIDDNRGYTIGIFGATTGGSNDTGPDGPDLFKEYDAAKGASNPSVKGALARIGVKGSMKGKILEINESEKSFCKKIGNLQNDPEWREAMWKTFYNVYIKYSVDQARKRGFNSALTIGSFVDAALNHGATGGSETLQGLLGKSGGSTDEKTFMTTFYKERTKIVDTNDYNSPPNGKNRVKQWSNLLNMGETDLKGADSAVLQVTNWKLQ; encoded by the coding sequence ATGATTTTTTCTTATGGCTCTCTGTCCAATACGTCTCAGCAGAAAAGTTATGCGGCAGGGAACCCTAATTCTAATTTCTCCCCTGCAACACTTCAATTCTTACGTACCAACACAGGTCTGGATGGTGAGCAGTGGAACAATATTATGATGCTTGTCAACAAACCGGAGCAGGACGATCTGAACTGGACCAAGTTTTACGGATATTGTGAAGATATTGATGATAACCGCGGATATACGATTGGAATATTCGGTGCGACTACAGGCGGCTCAAATGATACCGGTCCCGACGGTCCGGATCTGTTCAAGGAATATGACGCTGCCAAAGGCGCGAGTAATCCTTCGGTTAAGGGAGCATTGGCCCGGATCGGTGTCAAGGGTTCGATGAAAGGGAAGATCCTCGAAATCAATGAAAGCGAAAAGAGTTTCTGCAAAAAAATCGGCAATTTGCAAAATGATCCCGAGTGGAGAGAGGCTATGTGGAAAACATTCTACAATGTTTATATTAAGTACAGTGTGGATCAGGCCCGCAAACGCGGCTTTAACTCGGCATTAACGATTGGTTCCTTCGTGGACGCAGCGCTGAACCATGGAGCGACCGGCGGTTCTGAGACCCTTCAAGGGCTTTTGGGTAAATCAGGAGGCAGCACGGATGAGAAGACTTTCATGACTACATTCTATAAAGAACGGACCAAGATTGTGGATACGAATGACTACAACTCTCCGCCTAACGGAAAGAATCGTGTGAAGCAGTGGAGCAATTTGCTGAACATGGGAGAAACAGACCTGAAGGGCGCAGATTCGGCAGTACTTCAAGTTACCAACTGGAAACTCCAATAA
- a CDS encoding AraC family transcriptional regulator, translating into MKPVFYESALFDVSRKKQVYTSMPSRHYHDAYEILYLISGDFYYYIGDRTYQVAGGTLLFMDIHERHKLVNSGCNMYERVTLLFKKEFLQQFCTRGQCEDLLELFKSDYRALKMTGKDQHFIEQLFQKMIQEGKKQARGYEQYQQILLVELLLYLNRKLFDSLVAPLVESNRTHKKVLDIVNHVNQHYMEPLKLCEISRQFDISSSYLCRTFKESTGFSFIEYINNIRIKEARDLLVGSSFNVTEIAGMVGFDNTSHFGRTFKLMMGISPLCFRKQFKS; encoded by the coding sequence ATGAAGCCGGTATTTTATGAGTCTGCTCTTTTTGATGTCAGCCGCAAGAAACAGGTATACACCAGCATGCCTTCAAGACACTATCATGATGCTTATGAGATTCTGTATTTAATATCCGGGGATTTTTATTATTATATAGGCGATAGAACCTACCAGGTTGCGGGCGGAACACTGCTATTTATGGATATTCACGAAAGGCACAAACTGGTTAATTCAGGCTGCAATATGTATGAACGAGTTACACTGCTTTTTAAGAAAGAATTCCTGCAGCAATTCTGCACCCGCGGTCAATGTGAGGATCTGCTCGAATTGTTCAAAAGTGATTACCGTGCTTTGAAGATGACCGGAAAGGATCAGCATTTCATCGAACAGCTTTTTCAGAAGATGATCCAGGAAGGGAAAAAGCAAGCCCGCGGGTATGAACAATACCAACAAATATTATTGGTAGAGTTGCTCCTCTATCTTAACCGCAAACTATTTGACAGCCTTGTCGCTCCATTGGTGGAATCCAATCGTACACACAAGAAAGTCCTAGACATCGTTAATCATGTAAATCAACATTATATGGAACCGCTTAAGCTCTGTGAGATTTCACGGCAATTCGACATAAGCTCTTCCTACCTTTGCCGAACTTTTAAAGAATCCACCGGGTTCAGCTTCATTGAATATATCAATAACATCCGTATTAAAGAAGCTCGTGATTTGCTGGTGGGATCTTCTTTTAATGTTACTGAAATTGCGGGAATGGTTGGGTTTGATAACACTTCCCATTTTGGAAGAACCTTCAAATTAATGATGGGCATCTCGCCACTCTGCTTCCGCAAACAATTTAAATCTTAA
- the nagA gene encoding N-acetylglucosamine-6-phosphate deacetylase, whose product MDYILHNVQMALRNRIVPSANVWISEGKIMRVDTGDLPTLEGEYERIDGRGHLLVPGMIDVHIHGANGFDMMDGTEESIQEVSRQCALTGCTSFLATSVSSTMEDLLEMIRSVKRVIGQEVGAKIAGIHLEGPYLNPKRKGMQNEKYLRHPNIEEMKIIFQEAGSLIKMVTIAPELPGGMDLISFLKEQGVVIAIAHSDATYEEAKQAFASGASHVTHCFNGMRPIHHRDPGLIVAAFEEKHVSLQAIVDNVHLHPAIIRLIHNLKGPEGMVLITDALQAMGMGDGNYLFGGHHVTVSGGIARLEDGTLASSTVTMNEALRYTVETGIPLIDAVQMASNTPANILGFQQKGEISSGFDADLVLLDDEFQVLWTMVGGQIL is encoded by the coding sequence ATGGATTATATTTTGCATAATGTACAAATGGCACTTCGCAACCGTATCGTTCCATCAGCCAATGTGTGGATTTCTGAAGGGAAAATCATGAGGGTAGACACAGGTGATCTTCCTACGCTAGAAGGGGAGTATGAACGGATTGATGGGAGAGGACATTTGCTAGTACCTGGGATGATAGATGTTCATATCCACGGTGCCAATGGCTTTGATATGATGGACGGTACTGAAGAGAGTATTCAAGAAGTTTCACGCCAATGTGCTTTAACGGGGTGTACCTCATTTCTGGCTACATCTGTTAGTTCTACGATGGAGGATCTTCTGGAAATGATTCGTAGTGTCAAGCGTGTAATAGGACAAGAAGTGGGAGCAAAGATCGCAGGGATTCACTTAGAGGGACCGTATCTGAACCCGAAGCGAAAAGGAATGCAGAATGAAAAGTATTTGCGGCATCCCAACATAGAAGAAATGAAGATCATTTTCCAGGAAGCAGGGTCACTCATTAAGATGGTTACTATTGCTCCCGAGCTGCCGGGAGGAATGGACTTGATTTCCTTTTTGAAAGAACAGGGAGTAGTTATAGCGATCGCTCATTCGGATGCCACATATGAGGAAGCCAAACAAGCCTTTGCATCAGGTGCGAGTCATGTGACGCATTGTTTTAATGGCATGCGGCCGATCCATCATCGAGATCCGGGTCTAATCGTGGCTGCTTTTGAAGAGAAACATGTAAGTCTTCAAGCTATTGTGGATAATGTCCATCTGCATCCTGCTATTATTCGACTGATTCATAACCTGAAAGGACCGGAAGGAATGGTCTTGATCACAGATGCTTTACAAGCAATGGGTATGGGCGATGGGAATTATCTATTTGGAGGCCATCATGTCACGGTTTCGGGTGGCATTGCAAGACTAGAGGATGGAACACTGGCCTCCAGTACAGTTACCATGAATGAAGCCTTACGTTATACTGTCGAAACCGGAATTCCCTTGATAGATGCCGTACAGATGGCTTCAAATACGCCGGCCAATATTCTTGGATTTCAACAAAAGGGGGAAATTTCCTCTGGTTTCGATGCCGACCTGGTCCTATTGGATGATGAATTTCAGGTTCTCTGGACGATGGTGGGCGGTCAAATTCTATAA
- a CDS encoding DeoR/GlpR family DNA-binding transcription regulator — translation MYQEERLLKILEYLKHHQSMSVTDICTLFEVSRDTARRDIVRLVQEGVVIRTHGGLSLPELQKEMLSYQDRLIDESESKKKIGKFGAKLIQDHETVILDVSTTVQFVAEQISAKNCTVVTHSIDNVGILSNREDLQIYILGGYLNVKHRFLYGSSIIDKLSEIRADKAFIGASAIRSDGLYYPYEEDARVKKEMARRSDQVIVVADHTKFIGKSIHRLDFDFVDILVTNQELPSEIREVLDQKNITVIECQEENEEVRKQD, via the coding sequence GTGTATCAAGAGGAAAGATTGTTAAAAATACTCGAATACTTGAAACATCACCAATCGATGAGTGTTACAGATATATGTACGCTGTTTGAAGTATCAAGGGATACTGCACGAAGGGATATTGTTAGATTAGTACAAGAAGGCGTTGTGATTCGAACTCATGGGGGGCTATCGTTACCTGAGTTACAGAAAGAAATGCTGTCTTATCAGGATCGTTTGATTGATGAATCCGAGAGTAAGAAAAAAATAGGGAAGTTTGGGGCAAAACTTATCCAAGACCATGAGACTGTGATTTTAGACGTATCAACCACGGTGCAATTTGTAGCGGAACAAATTAGCGCAAAAAATTGCACGGTGGTCACGCACTCGATTGATAACGTAGGGATCTTGTCCAATCGAGAGGATCTTCAAATCTATATTCTCGGTGGTTACTTGAATGTAAAGCACCGCTTTTTATATGGTTCTTCCATTATCGATAAACTAAGTGAAATTCGTGCTGATAAAGCCTTCATCGGAGCATCGGCGATCCGGTCTGATGGACTTTATTATCCATATGAAGAAGATGCCCGGGTAAAGAAAGAAATGGCCAGAAGATCTGATCAGGTTATCGTAGTAGCCGATCATACAAAATTTATTGGCAAATCTATTCATCGGCTGGACTTTGATTTCGTTGACATTTTAGTCACAAATCAGGAACTCCCGAGTGAGATCAGAGAAGTTCTGGATCAGAAGAACATCACTGTTATTGAGTGTCAGGAAGAAAATGAAGAGGTTCGAAAGCAAGACTGA
- a CDS encoding LysR family transcriptional regulator, producing MEFRQLQYTLQIAAERNFSRAAEKLHIAQPSLSQQLSKLEKELGVLLFQRNTSTVELTHAGVTFVEQAQKIIDAVELLRQEMSDISQLRKGKVVVGSMPITGSHLLPHVLPAFQQAYPEIEVTLLEDSGLTLEKLTASGKADLSLLSLPLQEPSLSYVTIGEERIDLAVPPNHPLARRGDPEHPVPVRMEELRDEPFVVLKKGQGFRKLTFDLCEEAGFDPNVVFESTNIETVQSLVATGMGITLVPRFIARAPRSEFVPVYVPLAEPTPSRTLVVAYRQGRVLSKAAEAFIHTFQQTVAELSQGE from the coding sequence ATGGAATTCAGACAACTTCAATATACGCTGCAGATTGCGGCAGAGCGGAATTTCTCCCGGGCAGCTGAGAAGCTGCACATTGCTCAGCCTTCTTTAAGTCAGCAGCTATCCAAACTTGAAAAGGAACTGGGCGTACTGTTATTTCAGCGTAATACCAGCACCGTGGAACTGACCCATGCAGGGGTGACTTTTGTAGAGCAGGCTCAGAAAATAATTGATGCAGTCGAGCTGCTAAGACAGGAAATGTCGGACATCTCCCAGCTGCGCAAAGGTAAAGTCGTTGTAGGCAGCATGCCGATCACTGGCTCCCACCTGCTTCCGCATGTGCTTCCCGCATTTCAGCAGGCCTATCCCGAGATTGAAGTAACCTTGCTGGAAGACTCCGGGCTGACGCTTGAAAAGTTGACGGCTAGTGGCAAGGCTGACTTAAGCCTGCTCTCGCTCCCATTGCAGGAGCCAAGCCTATCTTATGTAACGATTGGTGAAGAGCGAATTGACTTGGCGGTTCCCCCAAATCACCCTCTGGCACGCAGAGGAGATCCGGAGCATCCAGTTCCAGTACGGATGGAAGAGCTTCGAGATGAACCCTTTGTTGTGCTGAAGAAAGGACAAGGCTTCCGCAAACTTACATTTGATCTGTGTGAGGAAGCTGGGTTTGACCCCAATGTGGTATTTGAGAGTACAAATATTGAGACGGTGCAGTCACTGGTGGCTACAGGTATGGGGATTACACTGGTTCCGCGCTTTATTGCCCGTGCGCCCCGCAGTGAATTTGTTCCTGTTTACGTACCGCTAGCTGAGCCAACGCCCAGTCGTACCCTTGTAGTTGCATACCGCCAAGGACGGGTTCTCTCCAAAGCCGCGGAGGCATTCATTCATACTTTTCAACAAACCGTAGCCGAGCTCTCTCAAGGAGAATAA